Proteins from a single region of Kluyveromyces lactis strain NRRL Y-1140 chromosome A complete sequence:
- a CDS encoding uncharacterized protein (uniprot|P56095 Kluyveromyces lactis KLLA0A01760g YAP1 AP- 1-like transcription factor): MSTSTAKRPFDNKRAGSPDDGTDSDSGGNNSGSSPASKRRERKPGRKPLETEAKDKRTAQNRAAQRAFRERRERKMKELEDKVSQLESLNKQSELETKFLRNQVTNLLSELKRYNPELPKKRDSILLDYLAKQRKASIDSNPDFSAAANKAANSKDSSTAISSSNFQFEFPWKMDPSKIPSPSSDSTSPSASTSILDNANNKSVSSTNLNHSRSSISNSSSSPSNVNGLSSRKHSNTLNLYQTQSNVTSEFDFDSQFDESVSSFCSKLSMACGTKSNPIPKASPVSTPSSSDLLKPKSNSNVNITNHNNNKINSKDLSSSAPLHDSASASALNNHDSVNAVSNQFSVDKQYNDSSHSQATPNGLDNDSSVSAWQQPSFGQLGFRTDQLFDLDLDSASPITKQKDNNYSTTTNNTNSPAKADGMYWNFNTPLSNMVSRNMQNPEIPFIDTGLAFPDYDDPLLDILKEEQENEQVEGDSDPIQALINEEPSMPLCHDPAANAGASVSETDKLSNQEEIVQDIIPSNDGKLLKCSEVWDRITAHPRYSDLDIDGLCLELRTKAKCSEKGVVVNAEDVQKALISHMQ; the protein is encoded by the coding sequence ATGAGTACATCAACCGCTAAACGACCTTTTGACAACAAGAGGGCCGGTTCGCCCGATGATGGTACGGATAGCGATTCTGGGGGCAACAATTCCGGATCGAGTCCCGCTTCCAAACGTAGGGAACGTAAGCCAGGTAGGAAGCCTTTGGAAACCGAGGCGAAGGACAAGAGGACTGCTCAGAACAGGGCTGCTCAAAGAGCGTTCCGTGAACGTAGAGAGCGCAAGATGAAGGAATTAGAGGATAAAGTTAGTCAGTTGGAATCTCTCAATAAACAATCGGAATTGGAAACTAAATTCTTGAGGAATCAGGTCACGAATCTATTATCAGAGCTAAAACGTTACAATCCAGAACTCCCCAAGAAAAGAGATTCTATCCTTTTGGATTACCTAGCCAAACAACGTAAAGCGTCCATTGATAGCAATCCGGATTTTTCTGCCGCAGCCAATAAAGCAGCTAACAGCAAGGACAGTAGCACTGCTATATCGAGCTCTAATTTCCAGTTCGAATTCCCTTGGAAAATGGACCCCTCGAAGATTCCTTCTCCATCCTCAGATTCTACTTCTCCCTCTGCTTCCACATCGATTTTGGATAATGCTAATAACAAGAGCGTCAGCAGTACAAATTTGAACCATTCTCGTTCCAGTATTTCCaactcttcatcgtcaCCTTCTAACGTTAATGGGCTGTCGTCAAGAAAACACTCAAATACTCTAAATTTGTACCAGACTCAGTCAAATGTCACTTCGGAATTCGATTTTGATTCGCAGTTCGATGAATCTGTTTCTAGTTTCTGCTCCAAACTGAGCATGGCATGCGGCACAAAGTCTAACCCAATACCAAAAGCAAGCCCTGTTTCAACACCGTCCTCTTCAGACCTCCTGAAACCGAAATCCAATAGTAATGTTAATATTACTAATCAcaacaataataaaattAACAGCAAGGATCTGTCTTCCTCTGCACCTCTACATGACTCTGCATCCGCCTCTGCTTTGAATAACCACGATTCTGTAAATGCGGTATCCAATCAGTTCAGTGTTGATAAACAATACAATGATAGCTCTCATTCTCAAGCAACGCCGAATGGTTTGGATAACGATTCAAGTGTTTCTGCTTGGCAACAACCTAGTTTTGGTCAACTAGGATTCAGAACTGACCAGCTGTTTGATCTGGACTTGGACAGTGCCTCACCAATTACTAAACAGAAGGATAACAACTATAGCACAACCACTAATAACACGAATAGTCCGGCCAAGGCTGACGGGATGTATTGGAACTTCAACACCCCACTGAGCAATATGGTGTCGCGTAATATGCAAAATCCAGAAATACCCTTCATTGACACAGGTCTTGCGTTCCCTGATTATGATGATCCGTtacttgatattttgaaggaagaacaagaaaatgaacaaGTGGAAGGAGACTCAGATCCCATACAAGCTTTGATTAATGAGGAACCGTCGATGCCTCTCTGTCATGATCCTGCAGCCAATGCTGGGGCTTCGGTTTCCGAAACCGATAAGCTGtcaaatcaagaagaaatagtACAGGATATTATTCCTTCTAATGACGGTAAACTTTTGAAGTGTTCCGAAGTCTGGGATCGTATTACTGCACATCCACGTTACTCGGACCTAGATATCGATGGTCTATGTTTGGAGCTACGGACAAAGGCTAAATGTTCGGAAAAAGGTGTCGTTGTCAATGCGGAGGATGTTCAAAAGGCTTTGATTTCGCATATGCAATGA
- the GIS4 gene encoding Gis4p (some similarities with uniprot|Q04233 Saccharomyces cerevisiae YML006C GIS4 CAAX box containing protein of unknown function proposed to be involved in the RAS/cAMP signaling pathway) gives MPTSVQVKDYYENDYNGLWSWYLSNLRNGEFEELTGNELKHGLLKRFLRDQFQATGPLNKKLLLVSIPDEIHQDIKVLEEFLSEYFHLKDDHTNIVIDKLTRGTVYKHENHYLIQDKLTNFNDEWFLEMKKDVSISGNSSKDATDSAENCGQEMEDDSPRRDSDSSDSYSILTGDTFDTESHSIVLNFKHPEVMVKPITKTTQRIVRISPGNNIGSPAESQVSIVTHGDDLESYRGEALVQTVTRAIDEDEEDEDDDDHHHDVESADDMKSKDISIPPSISISDNFGTFRLVLQSILITNKETEQIFTGIRQSENDRSNADINDDWLLYDTDFNLGNLQMLSLYDILDFSKFLPKILFYSMIHVKDSVDDNTELSLQHLITVNNTLTNGNMYSPHEVDDSMSELSSDNSIECYTGNSNDSIADEPVIGLYSPATAATAGHRSIRTVESIGAWALNRSNTKKSMETVQNTVSRDSRGNFMNRIKSQPMPVLLQTLNSNIDEEAIKIKKNLAKVRARQRKKSTSHNCSIM, from the coding sequence ATGCCTACCAGTGTTCAGGTGAAAGATTACTATGAAAATGATTACAATGGGTTATGGTCATGGTATTTGAGCAATTTACGAAACGGagagtttgaagaattgactGGTAACGAGTTGAAGCATGGACTTTTGAAACGGTTTCTCAGAGATCAGTTTCAAGCGACCGGACCattaaacaaaaaattacTCTTGGTTTCAATTCCGGATGAGATTCACCAGGATATTAAAGTATTAGAAGAGTTTTTAAGCgaatatttccatttgaaagatgaCCACACTAATATTGTCATTGATAAATTAACTCGTGGGACTGTTTACAAACATGAAAACCATTATCTAATACAGGACAAATTGaccaatttcaatgatgaatGGTTCTTagagatgaagaaagatgtAAGCATTAGCGGGAACAGCAGCAAGGATGCTACCGATTCGGCGGAAAACTGCGGGCAGGAAATGGAGGATGATAGTCCCCGTCGAGATAGTGATTCTAGCGACAGCTATAGTATATTGACGGGTGATACGTTTGACACTGAATCTCATTCCATTGTTCTCAATTTCAAGCATCCCGAGGTCATGGTAAAACCAATCACTAAGACCACTCAACGGATTGTAAGGATCAGTCCAGGAAATAATATTGGCTCACCTGCAGAGTCTCAGGTATCAATAGTGACACATGGCGATGATCTGGAATCTTACCGTGGAGAAGCTTTGGTCCAAACTGTGACAAGGGCAAtagacgaagatgaagaagatgaagatgatgatgatcaTCATCATGACGTCGAATCCGCTGACGATATGAAAAGCAAAGATATCTCGATTCCACCTAGCATTTCTATATCTGACAATTTCGGCACATTTAGGTTAGTGTTACAGTCAATTCTTATAACCAACAAGGAAACAGAACAAATCTTTACTGGCATAAGACAAAGCGAAAACGATAGAAGTAATGCTGACATAAATGATGATTGGCTCTTATACGATACGGATTTTAATTTAGGCAATTTACAAATGTTGTCGTTATACGATATTTTGGACTTCAGTAAATTTTTACCCAAAATTCTGTTTTACTCTATGATCCACGTTAAGGATTCTGTCGACGATAACACGGAGCTATCTTTACAACATCTGATTACAGTCAATAATACTCTGACTAATGGAAATATGTATAGTCCACATGAAGTTGATGATTCAATGAGTGAATTAAGTTCTGATAACTCGATTGAATGTTACACAGGAAATTCAAATGACTCCATTGCGGATGAACCAGTCATCGGACTGTACTCGCCAGCAACTGCGGCTACAGCAGGTCATAGGTCCATCAGAACGGTGGAAAGTATTGGTGCGTGGGCCTTAAATAGGTCCAATACCAAAAAAAGTATGGAAACTGTGCAAAACACGGTATCAAGGGACTCCAGAGGGAATTTCATGAACAGAATCAAGTCTCAGCCAATGCCTGTGTTATTGCAGACACTGAATAGTAATATAGATGAGGAGGCAAtaaagatcaagaaaaatcTTGCCAAAGTTAGAGCAAGACAGCGGAAAAAGTCCACTTCCCACAATTGTAGTATAATGTAA
- the ARO80 gene encoding Aro80p (similar to uniprot|Q04052 Saccharomyces cerevisiae YDR421W ARO80 Zinc finger transcriptional activator of the Zn2Cys6 family activates transcription of aromatic amino acid catabolic genes in the presence of aromatic amino acids), whose amino-acid sequence MVSNGNESQTAPKKQTFKRGYKACLNCKMRKVKCDLGPFDNPHGPPCVRCKRESRECMFTETKRGGFRVAKQSLVSLKEESAGKSMADVITSVIQGQTLKKELDTDLDRLQTHTKDDISINTDPPTLQNAFYFLAKAAGSVAKEDLRDQVDAATKYDEIEPTDAVSRQPSVSSYGNKQATGSMEPSSIPKMLTDSYVTSFVEPEGQKPGTIPLIEKLSSVRPKPSMKLGDIEYIGPYQLLTEAEARKRIDAFFLTMHPFSPYIPLQLQDADELARYPLLLCTILTISARYHTLHDLGLNEIDNTVHVELHERLWIYCQRLVSQTVWAEASTRSIGTILAFLIFTEWNPRAIHWKGSDYANYPDISDLPKRPSSQTSQPQGSDSLTGLAAMRRSDRMSWLLTGNAVRLAQDLNVIEFSSKIFVMTHICETHTAMNLNKRSSLSESLSEVRLNGFEDNDLDNEQFFLERILQNDKSKERWARFLERVGERSKKGSLTDIEREFLNDEYLLYHYNTENPNTQSDPEFRLKFSKIQRGKVELLKIVSLGYENVYNGKLSSHDRHQRLSMLSVLSPLIEGWYNIYKSLLVPCGGAACSIAKSSNKSFVFEMTEKVEHESLISDYYYCQLYIYSLALQWDHQDTSTSKLRLNEITKSARYVELAYNAAKEILNSAQRVHKLKMLKYMPVRWVMRIVRSIVFMIKCYLTLTGNGITQNPEANTILTMSVLPTDEIIQTIQRTAIILRAAAPDELHLCSRYSTILMYLCTEMKHRCKPNMQPPVPRSISNDYLDKTSNRSENVADNSARHFSVGGYQVSDTANVSSSPFINKGTNVRFGSTEYKQQETTNDEQQRPDTFTVDSALGVASINSAPPAPVPEPAPDTNPASAINTGPNSSGGYLPPQLVDWFNDNNEIGLDFVGPWTEMVEKQFVNKVDDSSYENWFNDFYTPPK is encoded by the coding sequence ATGGTTTCGAATGGAAATGAGTCTCAAACTGCTCCCAAGAAGCAAACCTTCAAGAGAGGTTACAAGGCCTGTTTGAACTGCAAGATGAGAAAGGTGAAATGTGATCTAGGTCCATTTGATAACCCACATGGGCCACCTTGTGTCAGGTGTAAAAGAGAGAGCCGAGAATGCATGTTCACTGAGACAAAACGTGGTGGATTTAGAGTTGCTAAGCAGAGTTTAGTTAgtttaaaagaagaaagtgCTGGCAAATCAATGGCCGATGTGATAACCAGCGTGATACAAGGTCagactttgaagaaagaattagaTACAGATTTGGATAGGCTTCAAACTCATAcaaaagatgatatttctATCAATACAGACCCCCCTACTTTACAGAATGCGTTTTATTTCCTAGCCAAAGCAGCTGGATCTGTAGCGAAAGAAGACTTGAGAGATCAGGTCGATGCAGCAacaaaatatgatgaaaTCGAACCGACAGATGCTGTTTCGAGGCAACCTTCTGTATCGAGCTACGGAAACAAACAGGCAACTGGTTCTATGGAGCCCTCATCCATACCGAAAATGCTTACTGACTCATACGTCACTTCTTTCGTGGAACCAGAAGGGCAAAAACCTGGTACGATACCGTTGATAGAGAAGCTCAGTAGCGTTAGACCAAAACCATCCATGAAACTAGGGGATATTGAATATATTGGGCCATATCAACTTCTCACAGAGGCAGAAGCTAGAAAAAGGATTGATGCTTTTTTCCTTACTATGCATCCTTTCTCACCTTACATACCGCTACAACTGCAAGATGCTGATGAGCTAGCTAGATATCCTTTGTTATTATGCACCATTTTAACAATATCCGCTCGTTATCACACTTTACATGATTTAGGATTAAACGAGATTGATAATACTGTTCATGTTGAACTACATGAAAGGCTCTGGATTTACTGTCAACGGCTGGTTTCTCAAACTGTGTGGGCTGAAGCCAGCACACGTTCGATTGGTACGATTTTGGCTTTTTTGATCTTTACAGAATGGAACCCTAGAGCTATTCATTGGAAGGGGTCAGACTACGCTAACTATCCTGATATTAGTGACTTACCAAAACGCCCTTCATCACAAACTTCGCAACCACAAGGCAGCGATTCTTTAACTGGTCTTGCTGCCATGCGTAGAAGTGATAGGATGTCTTGGTTGTTAACTGGTAACGCAGTACGATTGGCACAAGATTTAAACGTCATCGAGTTCAGCTCCAAGATATTTGTAATGACTCACATATGTGAAACTCACACTGCAATGAATCTTAACAAAAGAAGCTCGTTATCGGAATCATTATCCGAAGTGAGGTTGAACGGTTTCGAAGATAATGATTTGGACAACGAACAATTTTTCCTAGAGAGAATTCTTCAGAATGACAAGAGCAAAGAGCGATGGGCGCGTTTTTTAGAGAGAGTTGGCGAAAGGAGTAAGAAAGGCAGCCTAACAGATATCGAAAGGGAGTTTTTAAACGATGAATACCTATTATATCATTATAATACTGAAAACCCTAATACTCAGAGTGATCCAGAATTTCGTTTAAAGTTCTCAAAGATTCAAAGAGGTAAAGTTGAATTGTTAAAAATCGTTTCGCTAGGTTACGAAAATGTTTACAATGGGAAGCTAAGTTCACATGACAGACACCAACGTCTCTCGATGCTTTCTGTTCTATCTCCGTTGATAGAAGGATGGTATAACATATACAAATCGCTATTGGTTCCTTGTGGAGGCGCAGCGTGTTCTATAGCGAAGAGTTCTAATAAAAGTTTTGTCTTTGAGATGACAGAGAAAGTTGAGCATGAATCTCTTATCAGCGATTACTATTACTGTCAATTATACATATATTCGTTAGCTCTCCAATGGGATCACCAGGACACAAGTACATCGAAACTGCGACTAAATGAGATCACTAAAAGTGCTAGATACGTTGAACTCGCCTATAATGCAGCTAAGGAAATCTTGAATAGTGCACAACGGGTTCACAAActgaagatgttgaaatatatGCCTGTGAGATGGGTCATGCGGATAGTGAGATCAATTGTGTTCATGATAAAATGTTACTTAACTCTCACTGGGAACGGTATCACTCAAAATCCTGAAGCCAACACCATTTTGACAATGAGTGTATTACCAACTGACGAAATAATTCAAACGATTCAACGAACAGCCATAATTCTTAGAGCAGCTGCACCAGACGAATTACATTTGTGCAGCAGATACTCGACAATTTTAATGTATTTGTGCACTGAGATGAAACATAGGTGCAAGCCTAACATGCAGCCTCCTGTACCACGTAGTATTTCCAACGATTATTTGGACAAAACCAGCAATCGAAGTGAAAATGTCGCGGACAATTCTGCCAGGCATTTCTCAGTAGGAGGTTATCAAGTTTCAGATACAGCAAATGTATCCTCGTCGCCATTTATCAACAAAGGTACAAATGTTAGATTTGGCAGTACAGAGTACAAGCAACAAGAAACTacaaatgatgaacaaCAACGGCCAGACACTTTTACGGTAGACTCTGCTCTTGGTGTTGCTAGCATTAACAGTGCACCTCCAGCGCCAGTACCAGAACCAGCGCCAGATACTAACCCCGCTTCTGCCATAAATACTGGGCCAAACAGTTCTGGAGGGTATCTTCCTCCTCAACTTGTCGATTGGTTTAACgataataatgaaattggTTTAGATTTCGTTGGACCATGGACGGAAATGGTAGAGAAACAATTCGTGAACAAAGTAGACGACTCTTCCTACGAAAATTGGTTTAATGATTTCTATACCCCACCAAAATAG